A region of Leptotrichia hongkongensis DNA encodes the following proteins:
- a CDS encoding septal ring lytic transglycosylase RlpA family protein — MKKIVTLFAGLVVSLSLAAEINTDNNNIIYIKNEMIKAVDNSADLYAVKSNKTSTKEKTSNSGSSKHSQTGIASYYSKGLHGSRTASGEIHNRHEMVAAHRSLPFGTKVKVTNLSNGKEVVVKVNDRGPFAKGRVIDLSYGAFSKIENPGKGLTKVKLEVLNSLK; from the coding sequence ATGAAAAAAATAGTTACTTTGTTTGCAGGTTTAGTAGTATCACTATCATTGGCTGCAGAAATAAATACTGATAACAATAATATAATTTACATAAAAAACGAAATGATAAAAGCTGTTGATAATAGTGCTGATTTATATGCTGTAAAATCAAACAAAACTTCTACAAAAGAAAAAACTTCAAATTCAGGAAGTTCTAAACATTCACAAACTGGAATTGCTTCATACTATAGCAAAGGATTACATGGAAGCAGAACAGCTAGTGGAGAAATACATAACAGACATGAAATGGTAGCGGCACATAGATCGCTTCCATTTGGAACAAAAGTAAAAGTAACAAACTTGAGCAACGGAAAAGAAGTAGTTGTAAAAGTTAATGATAGAGGACCTTTTGCTAAAGGACGTGTAATTGACTTGAGTTATGGAGCTTTTTCAAAAATAGAAAATCCTGGAAAAGGTCTTACAAAAGTAAAACTTGAAGTTTTAAATTCTTTAAAATAA
- a CDS encoding serine/threonine protein phosphatase, with translation MAKQQQFLYDYRDDHDGKNNGKLTTTAIVLLVISILLVAFSHFVLIKQKEKFKKEIPLLKENKQKLEKEVEALDGNIKHNEESYKKIEELIKKYK, from the coding sequence ATGGCAAAACAACAACAATTTCTTTATGATTATAGAGATGATCATGATGGTAAGAATAATGGAAAATTAACAACAACAGCAATTGTTCTACTTGTTATTTCAATACTGTTAGTTGCATTTTCACATTTTGTGTTAATCAAACAAAAAGAGAAATTTAAAAAGGAAATTCCATTATTAAAGGAGAATAAACAAAAATTGGAAAAAGAAGTAGAAGCTCTTGATGGTAATATAAAACATAATGAAGAGAGTTACAAAAAAATTGAAGAATTAATTAAAAAATATAAATAA
- a CDS encoding polysaccharide deacetylase family protein — translation MKKTFSFIGILVAIAGFLYAGVHIFGTTSKYMEYHSLKSNVKKLSEEKDKKNAEFAALTKKNAEVKAQYEQLKADKKIKTVYLTFDDGPSAHTDQILEILKKNNIKATFFVIGIGKNYNDYKKIIDHGHVLGLHTYSHIYKEVYANEESFFKDLYKIRDAVKSTTGLDVKITRFPGGSSNAIASKALKTAIINRMTKEGYVYFDWNCDSTDASGNNVPVEKLVKYGVCTTHPDINVLMHDTNAKKTTVQALQRIIDGYRKAGYTFETLNVNSPKIQHVKQPEMK, via the coding sequence ATGAAAAAAACATTTTCGTTTATTGGAATATTAGTAGCTATTGCTGGATTTTTATATGCAGGAGTACATATTTTTGGAACAACTTCAAAATATATGGAATATCATAGTTTAAAATCAAATGTAAAAAAATTATCGGAAGAAAAGGATAAAAAAAATGCTGAATTTGCTGCACTTACTAAAAAAAATGCAGAAGTGAAAGCACAATATGAGCAACTGAAAGCTGACAAAAAAATTAAGACTGTATATTTAACTTTTGATGATGGGCCTTCAGCTCATACTGATCAAATTCTTGAAATTTTGAAAAAGAATAATATAAAAGCAACATTTTTTGTAATTGGAATTGGAAAAAATTATAACGACTATAAAAAAATAATTGATCATGGGCATGTGCTTGGGTTGCATACCTATTCACACATATATAAAGAAGTTTATGCAAACGAGGAAAGTTTCTTTAAAGATCTTTATAAAATAAGAGATGCTGTAAAATCGACAACAGGATTAGATGTAAAAATCACAAGATTTCCAGGCGGTTCAAGCAATGCGATAGCATCTAAGGCTTTAAAAACGGCTATAATTAACAGAATGACAAAAGAAGGATATGTATATTTTGACTGGAACTGTGATTCGACAGATGCTTCTGGAAACAATGTTCCTGTAGAAAAACTGGTTAAATATGGTGTATGTACAACACATCCTGATATTAATGTTTTAATGCACGATACAAATGCTAAAAAAACAACAGTTCAGGCTCTGCAAAGAATAATAGATGGATATAGAAAAGCTGGTTATACATTTGAAACATTAAATGTAAATAGTCCTAAAATTCAACACGTTAAACAACCTGAAATGAAATAA